Sequence from the Phragmites australis chromosome 11, lpPhrAust1.1, whole genome shotgun sequence genome:
GAAAACTCAACAACACGGTCGTGAACAGTGCTACCCACTAAGTACATAAGCCAAAACTTCCGATCGAAAAGGCCAAAACTTCTGATCCTTCTGAAAAAAATTTGGTTTGATTTGCACACAAGATGCTCGGTGTTTAGTATGACCACTTTTCGTGCCAACAATTCTTTACCAATGCAAATGGATCTGGATTACCAGTACACAACCAGCAAAGTGTGTTCGAGGCAAACAGCAAAACATTGTACAACACTAAGTGTCAGGTACAAGGGGATAGGCAAGCAAGCAGGCGGGCAGCGGTCGGTGCACCATTCGGTGGTGATTCTCAGCATTACCGGGAAAGTTACTACTTACACGAGTAAACCAATCAGGGGGGCTCTGCATATCTAAATCCCTGACAAAATAATCATTAGCAAGTGGAAGAGGGCTTCTGCTTAGTGGGCCCGAGGGCCGGGCTTGAATGCGCAGCTAACCAACAGCACCAGCTGCAAGCTACAACCTCACTCGTTACCCAGTTTTACAGACCCATCCTTTATCAGCTTTATGCTAAGGCTATTGAAGCGCCCTCTTGAATAATGCCGGGACGCCTTTCTCCAGTCTGTGCCTGTCTTCATCATTGCTACGAATTCTTCGTAGCTAATTTTGCCATCCTGAAGAAACAATAAAAGTGTTTGCTTATTTGAGGAAGGGATAAGGTCTAAGGGCAGAGGCTATCTCAGGTATCAGTGAGTTATCACCTTATCGGTGTCAACTTCTTGCAATATGTCATTGACAACGTCCATGCTATCAGCTGCCCCATCCTCCAACAGGGCTTCCTGAAGCTCCTCGGGCTCAATGTAACCATTGCCGTCCTTGTCAAAAAATAGGAAGGCCCGCCGAAGGTGCTCATCATTTGCCATCCTTTGTAAATGAAGTGAGACAGCCAAAAATTCACCATAATCTAGTGCTCCCCTACCAGTTGTATccacctttttttttccaacagCAAAAGATCAGATATGCAATCAACATCTGGTTCTCATTAATCTTAGATGAAGTCATTTGTACCACCCTAATTCTCAAGTTGGCACGCATATTGCATAAAATGATCTTAACATGGATCCAGGCAGAAAGGAAAAATGGAGGTTTAAGTAAATAACAAAATACTTAAGCAATCTTACTGATATGTATCTATTTTAACCTATAAATAAATTAGTTCAGTAGAACGTTAGCTATTATGCCCTAGTTCTAATTTCTTTCAAGTAACATACAAAATGACTATAACAGGCAGGTCCTTGATGGAAATGGGAGTAAATGTTTCATTCTGTCTTTGATCCAATGTTGCTAACCTACACAATCCCTAGGACCAAAGTACTGCAAAAAAAGGCAAATGACTTCCACCTGATAGCAAAAACCATGTGATTCAGTTTTCTTGATTTGCTGGTTTCATGGAACACCGAAAGTCTAACATATTGGAATCAAATGTAGCAGAAACCATGTAATTCAGTATCCAATGTGACTGAAGATGTTGACTCAATCTGATTAAACAAGAAGCAATACCAAATTACTTACAGCTTCAATAAGCATTTGCACTTCAGATTCTGCAAGATGAGAACCAAATTTCGTGATCCCACTCTTTAACTCTTCATAAGAGACTATACCATCATTATCGGTATCCATCACTTTGAACATCTCCTTTATGTCCTCAACCTCTTCGGCCGACAAGTGATCAGCAATAACCTAGTCAAGTACTAGTTTTGTCAGTAAGGCATATATTTCGATGGTAGGCTCAAGAAGAACAGTATCAAAGCACATTGAATTAGTTTcatgagaaaataataacccTTAGAGCTCTTCTTTTGAATCTGTTCATCCTTGAAAACTGTTTCAACCTTGACTTTACAATGTCTCCAAGAGGAACATTTGGAGCTTTCTTAACATTTTGAAGCCAGGGATGCTCTGTGATAACAGAAGCAAAAAAAGGATGCATGAGTGCTATATCAACAGAAGTCGAAAGCCATCTGAGTATCTACCTGAACAAAGAACTTGGCAAAATGAGACGCCTGGTAACACATGACAGATGCAATTTGAACATTATCTAACACGTGGACAGTGTGACAACTTTAAGAATTCATAGTTTGATAAGAACCCAAAATTGTAAGAAAGAATAGAATGTAGCTTAAATATTTGAAGCATAACACAGCAAAAAAAAACTGAACAAACTTGGTGGCACCTAATTCATTTAACCATTTGGCATGAAGTTTCTTTTACTTGCTTTTCTTTCGAGGATTAACACATCTACAAGTAACTGCCATCTGGCACTTGCAATGAAGTACATAATATAACTAATTCCATACCTCAAACACATATATTGAACTTACAGCTACATTTAAACATTCACTTCCAAATTTTATTTCAACATTTATCACCTTCATCCATCAAATTTCCATTTATTAGTTACTATTGACTTCACAATCATGGAATTACACTATTGCACCTTGCTGGATTATCCAAGCGGATAGTTAAGACAGTTGCAAGCTAGAAAAATGGCAGAAACTGAGGCTGAGCCCTCTAATTGAACATATTTGATGAAATGTGCCATATGATGTACCACTGCATGGAGTTTAAACACATTATGTACAGCTTACCAAGAACTTGCTTTGCTGTTAGCCTGAGTTTTGGATCAGGCTGAAGCATCTGTCGAACTAGATCTTTAGCATTATCAGAAACATTGGGCCAGGGTTCTCGCTTAAAATCTATATTTCCCCGAAGGATGGCTTGTGCAACTCCTTGTTCAGTCTCTGCGATTTTTGCCTGCTATGATCTTTCGCACAAGAGCAACACTAAAGGACAAAAGGTTCTCATAAAGGAAAGGTCTTTACCAGCCCAAAATGGAGGAACACCGCATAGCAAAATATACAGGATAACACCAGCACTCCATATGTCAATTTCAGGTCCATAATTCCTCTTCAGCACTTCAGGAGCCATGTAGTAGGGACTTCCCACAATTTccgaaaacttctcacctgaaAAGCCAAACAGTGCCGTCAGAATGTGTGCTGACAAATTGAAATAACTATCATACAGACATGTCACAGGGGAATATGAAGATTAAAAACATAGATAACAAAAACATCAAATAACTGATTCCACCTGGCCCAAATAGAGCAGTGCAAAATTTTGTACCAAAATGAATGTTGTGTATGTGGATGCTAATGTACACCAATTGCCAAGATAATTGCACTATTTACAGCCAAAGTAAGGAATTACCATTTCGATGTTAGAAGGACTTGCCTGTGAATACTGCTAAGTCTAGTGAAAGTTGCTTGAAACATATGTCCAGTTTTACATCTTAAAATAATTGTTAAACTCAATCTTATTTCCCAAAATAGTTTACCTTAGTTCTCAATCTTATTTCCCAAAATAGTTTACCTTAGTTGCATCTGGATAGGTATACAAGGCTATGTAAAGGTGAGACCAAGGGTCTGTTTGATAGAGCTCTCCCTGATCCAAATTCTTTgcggggagtgattctctggaggAAATGATTCtatggctgaaagtgattctctaaaataaaatatatggaggaagtgaatcaggagaagctgCTTTTTTTAGCTCCTCAGTTTCTatttcatttcagagaatcactccaaCAGATTCCACTCAGTGAGCTAGAAGCTAAAAGctgctgtttgacagagctccccTTTTAGCTGTTGTTTGGCAGAACTCCACAGACCCCCAACCGACCAAGTCACTATGTTTGGTAACAGCTATGTGACATGCATGCACAGAATCCTAGATATAGCAAACACCCAACAAGTCAACCTATCTCCTAGATTCGAATCAATAACACAATCTGAAACAAGAGCTATCACTAGACTTAGCTGTTGTATGCCGATCCAGATAACACAATCTGAAACAGAGCTATCAAGAATCCCTTCtgaagcaacagcaagaggctACATCGAACTGCAGAGCAATCTAATGTCCAATAACACACTTTGTTCCAAAAAGTAAATCTAATGAAGTCCTAACATTACAGAAAAAGAGAACCACCAAATTCTCCTCAGATTACGCAAGCATGAGAAAAGCGACCACTACGGAGAATCCACCCCCACCCAGAACGGCGACCAAACCCACGGATCCTGCGAGAACCcacgaaagaaagaaaaaaaaatccataattGCTGCAAGCAGTTGGCTGAAATCACGGACGGATCTATGTGCCGGGACCTTACCGGgcttgaagaagatggagaggCCGAAGTCGATGGCCTTGAGCGGGGAGTTCTCCTTTTTGTTGGCGAAGAGGAAGTTCTCGGGCTTGAGGTCCCGGTGGATAACGCCGTGGCGGTGGCAGAGCTGCACGACCTCGACGATAGTGCGGGTGACCGCTGCCGCCGCGCGCTCAGTGTAGTGCCCCCTGGCGACGATGCGGTCGAACAGCTCCCCTCCCTCGCAGAGCTCCATGACGAGGTGCACGGCGCCGTCGTCCTCGCACGCCTCCCGCAGCGACACGATGCTGGGGCTCTTGGGAAGGTGCCGCATGATGGCCACCTCCCGCCGCACGTCCTCCACGTCCACCGGTGTCCGCAGCTTCCGCTTCGAGATCGACTTGCAGGCCAGCAGCTCGCGCGTGCCCCGGTCCATGCACAGGTATGTCACCCCGAACTCGCCGCGTCCCAGCTCCTGGTCCAGCGCGTATTTCTCGTCGATCCCGCCGCCCACGTCGCACCCCTCCTCCCCGAGAACCGACAGCCGCTTCTTCTCCtcgccgcccgccgcgccgtTGCGTGCCTGGTGGGGCTTCTTTTTCCCGCCGCCGGCAGAGGCCGGGAAGTGCGACGACTTGACGTCCTcccgcgccgcggcggccggcgagcgGCAGCAGTTGCCCATGGCCGCGCGAGATCGGGAGTGGGGACACTATGGTCTGCGCGGCATTGGGCCCTGCGTCTGTGCCAgtgggggaggagaggaagggaggggcGCTAGAGAGAGAAGCTAGAGAGAGAGTAGAGGCCAGGCTACCACTCCCAGCGACCCAGCGAGACCTGTGTCGGGTATAACGGTAAGGACGAGGCGTGGGGTATGGGTTTCCGGGGACGCGTAGCGGGGCAGTCTTCGGGAGGACAACCCCACTCCTCACTATTCTGAGAGTTCGAGTAATTCCTACTATTTAAAAAGTCTTTAATGAGTTTCGTGTTCACCGTAAATATCGCATCTCTAATTCCACCATTTCCACGTGCATCTCCCCCTCACCTTTTCCATCCCACGACCCTCATCCCCCTCACCTTTTCATCCTACGGCCCTCCCTCCATCCCGCGCTTTCCGCATCCTTCTTCCCTCCCGCACCGCCAAACcccaacgccgccgccgcctgtgcTGTTTCCTCGTGCTCCGCATCCTCCACGCCAACATCCATTGCAGCTTCCTCTTCGACGCCGTCGCCACCGTGATCCTGACGCCCTCTTCCGTGATCGAACGTTGTCGCTACCACCGTAATTCCCAAGTCCTCCTCCGTGATCGATCTCCGCCGCTGCCCGCCCCCATCATCCAGATGCCCCTCATCCACGCTCGGTCGTCGCGCCGCCAGCACCATCCGCCCGTGACCTTGTACGACGACGACGCCCCAACCAATCcaccctggacgtgtccctccTTTACCTGACCGCCCCACTTCTTGCTACGatcccccctctcctctctttcgCTGTCAGGAGTGGCGCCGAGATGGAAGCGACGCAAAGGGCTTCCTGCCGAGATGAATTGTTGCGGCCATCAGTGGCTCACGCAGGCTGGGAGCTGCTGCGATGGGTACGAGGAGCCGGTCCTTCGCTACTTCCTCTGCGGCCAAGTCAAGCTCCCGCCCCTCTATGCAACGGTGAGCACATCCTTTTTGGCTTTGGCCTCGAGGTTGGGGGCAAGCAGATCCACACATGCTGCTGCATTGATCGAAATTGGGGTCAAGCAGATTGTCCTCCCGCCAAGAATTTCCCCTGGTAATCTCTTCATGTACTTGTCCTGCACCGATGCTTTGGGTTTACCCTGATCGACAATGTGTGGAAGCATCGCAGTACTTTGCATATCTCTTTGTATATGATTGCATGACCACAGACCAGTGCGTAATATTTTTGTAGTTTAGTTGTTTAGCTATATTTTCTTCGCTCAAGTCTACAGTTTGCTGAATTAAATAAAACTGTTGCAAGGATATGCCTGTTAACAGCCATGTTTCCATTGACTGAACATGTTTTATATTTATCTGATGCGTGGCTAGGTATTTGGCTACAGCTATAGGCTGTTTAGATTAAAGTACTTCGATTTGTAGAGCTATGTCCTTGTCTTTTTCTAATTGTTGCTACTGCAATTCCTGTGACTGGAATGATCACTACTATGCAGAACATGTTCGTGTGTATAAACGATTATGATGTTTGTCTTCGTCATCTTGTTTACAGATAGTCGTCCTGGTGCTGGGCGCCACCGTCTTCTTGGAGCACATCTACAAGATTGGGTGCACGTACTCGTAAGTCGTTCTGTATCCCGTCTTCCTTTTGTTTTCACTTGCGATCTATGCATAGTGCTGACTGCATAGTGCTGACTGGTGTGCCTGTTTCTGGATCACGGCCGTAGGCTGCAGAGGACCGTCATCTCGGAAACTTTCTTCAAGGATCCGGGTGAGTGCTCTAATTGTGTATACTATTCCTTTTAAAGATTGTTCTGATGCTTAACAAGATGTTTCAATGCACAAGTTAAAAGGTGGCAGGACCTCGAACACCTTGCTGTGCACAACAGCTAGCGGGGGAGAAGATGGAGGCAGCACGGTGGTGCTGGACTCGGAGAAAATGGGTCTTCGCCATGGGCGCGTGACGTGACATCGTAAAGATGAAAGTTGCCCCTGACATCAGCTCGATCTAATAAAATGTGCCCAAGGAAGGGTTCACGTTGGCTACGTGTGATGTGTCGGCGATGGTGGTGACATCATCTTCAAGTCGAGTGGCATCATGGTCGATTCCATCAAGATATATTTTTGTGATGATCACTGGTTTTTGCATTTTCTCAGGATTTTTTACACACTACATTTGCACAGAAGTACTTTTTTGTGTGTGCTGACTACTGCATAGCTTATTTTCGAATAGCACCATCTAATGTTCCTTGTCGAGATGAATCCTTGCTACTCCATCTTGAGACAACTGGAGTGGACGAGCAAATTTCCTGTGGTAAGTGCCTGATATTTTGGTATTTCAATTTTGGCACATTAGTTGAATGGCAGTGATCACTTAATTGGCTTTCTGGTATGATTGAATCTTCATCCACTCTACAATTTTGGAGTAGTAGATCCGGTGGTGAAGCTTCGCCTAATAACGCACCGGTGGTGGCTATGATGAGAAGATAGCTCGTGAGGTCATAGCTAATTTAGAAGTATAGAATAGTCATGTCTGGTCTATCGACTTGATTATGCTCAGAGTACGATGATGGTAATTCTGTATTTTTGAATCTCTGAATATATGTAGGATTGTCTATTTGCATATTGACAGTATTCTCTATCCATTTGGTGTATTATTTTGAATGGAATATACCATGACTTTCTGGGTTCATTTCAAATGTCAAGAGGCGCGATGCTAATAAAAACTGCTGCATGTAGCTTTATAGAGCGAATTTATTGTTATTGCTTCATTCTATGATATGGTTGTTCAAAAATAATGAGTGGTGTATCTATTTATTATCTGTGCATTTTGATATGATAGGAACCTAAGATACATTAGCAAGGTAGAGAATGTATGTTGTTTACTGTACTGAATGAAGAATGTTTTCTGGTCGTGTCTGGTGGAATATTCAGATTGTTTTGCGATCTCAGTGAAGTAACAAATACATGATCAAGGCGTATCATGTTAATTCTACATTTTTATACGGAGGAAGCTTTTATCACTCTTATCATTCTATCAACTCTTTGGGTTTGGATGTTTTCAAAAGCAAAGTGCATAAAGCATCAATCTCTTTTAGTTCTACATGGATATGAACATTATGTTTAGTAGGACCCTGTTGCAACGCAAAGGCACTAAGCTACCAATGATATGTCGGACCGGCTGTGGGGTTCGGGAGTGTGGGCCCCACGATCGCCGGGGAGTTTGACTGGGTTCAGAGACGGACGAGAGTTTCTGCTCGACAGGCGTGTTTGAGGAGTGGACAGAGGAATCGGATAATCTTCAGAGACAAAAAAAGTGTCAGGGTGATTAGTGGTTTTTTAACCTGAAAGATTCCAATATGATTTTCTCTAAAGAAAAAATTCCAAGACGAAGACATGTGAGTGTTAGCAGTTTATTTTCCGGAACATGGAATTTTGAGGCTATATTGCTTCCacgataaaaaataataataataaattgagGTTTCCCTCTCTCTGAAGGTTCGAGTTTGGTTGGTTTTCTGAAATTTTTATCATGTGTAAGCCTAAAAAGCTGAAATTGTCTTCAGTCATAAGATTATATAGGTATATAcatctctttttctttcagCACACGACTAAGTCAGATACCTCTAATTGCACACTTTTGAACTTAGATTTTTCCACGCCAATCAGCTTGCGGGATTTGTCAGCTCACCATAAACCAGGGTTTGCTACGTCGGTTTCACCTAACCACCTTGAAAGCACTTATTCTCTTTTGAAAAATCAGAGGGAATGCAAGCTGTAATCATTCTCTTTCTTGTCTTTACTACGCAATCTGTCAAATCAAAAAGGGTTGGTAAGGGTTATTCAAAACTGTGGTAAGCGTGAGACTGAAGAATGCCTCGCgatattttttcttctggtGTTTGCTCCTTCGAAACTACGCGTTTATAATCTGCAGAATTTTCTTGTCATTTTCCACGTCCTGTTAGAAGcatttagggcttgtttggttaGTTACCTTATTGTGCCTAATATGACCAAACTAGCCAAATTTTGGTagttttgatcaaatttaaccaCCGTTTGATTAGGTATAAAAATTTGGTTTGGCACCCCTCCCATTTGACCACCTATCATTTTGCAGGCCAAATGTTAGTCAAAACCTTGGTCACCAAATTGGTGGCCTTGATCTTTTGCATATCAAAGTTTGGCTTGACCTCCTCATGATAAATTTATGTTTAATCTAAACAGCCCCTTAAGCCGTGCGTATACATACACCTCCAAAAATGTCGTTACGGGTTGGTAGGATTAACAATGAGTTGGAATCATAACACGCAATCATGCCCTCCTAGAAGACAACACCAACGCCAGACTCTACACCGTGCTGTGGCCGCAGCCGGTtatggctgctgctgctactgttgGTGCGGCGACAAGATGTGTCGGACCATGTAAGCCGAGACGGAGTCGAGTGGAGTGCACGGCGTAGTGCCGTGCGTCGTGCAACGCTGCAGGTATGCGGGGGCGGCGAAACGAGCTCAAATGattgcgtgcgtgcgtgcgtgcgtgcgtgcgtgtgcttgtttgtttcagttttacACGTCCCGAGTCGACTTGGTCAGTCCTCTCCAGGCCAAGAATTCCAAAGGTAGCTTACCGGGTAGACTTGGACCAAACTTTGTGGACTCGCAGAAAGCTCTTTCtactgaaagtctgaaaccCACATTGCGAGTCGGTGTACTAATGGCCATCACACCATGGAAGAACATGGCATTTGCCTTTCTGTTGCTAATGGTCATCAAGTTTCTTTTAGAGGAGCTAATGGCCATCAAGTAGACGAAATTGCACGGCTGGTCGGCCATGGCTCATCATAGTGATAGGTGTTGGTGTTTTGCTCTCGGCTACATCACGAGTTAATCGAACTGAACTGAGTTCTAAGGGGAACTACGCTCCATCTATATGTTTAGATCGGAAGTATAACCAACAAGATTAGTTGTGATCCCACCATCGTGTTGTGGCTATAAAAGAGAGGAGGTTGGCATCTTATCGGTAGTGCTCGAGAGGTTGACTATATATCCACCGAAATTCTAAGACGATACTAAAGGGCATAGAAACATGGTGAAGGCCGCCGCTGACATCGCCATCCGCACCTACGTCACGTCGGCATTGCGTCAAGCTCATCCACATCGACGTGATCGCCTTCACTTACTTGTATATCTACATCATCATCTCACTGCGCCGAGGCATCACCGAGTCTTTAATGGCATCGTTCGACTCTAGTATATGTTCACGCTTCTGCAAATTACGAGTGTTTGGTTTTGATGGCTAGTGATCATATATTAGGGTAATTAAGATCTAAtatttggcatcagagccatAATAGTCCCTAATCAAACCCAATTAGTCTTAATCATGTTGAATTATGATCGGATGATGCAAATTAAGGTTTGTTTCAAGGGGGTGAGTTATTGGGTTTCAGtggtgtcggtgtatttagaaccaggggtccctaagtcccgaggccagaccggccgtccaccacatatcaccaccctgcaagataggtagaaacagggggttcgcgcaagctcgttcaaagactcgaagggccccgtcgtcagggtgtcatccagtcaagggcccgatgccgcatttaataggcgcgcgtggcctgacattctgacatcctgacattctcggctgcccacgccccagtgtcagaccctgccatgcaatggcaggggggcgtgggtccattaaatgcacgggtcccgtcccgttttcgcctgcgcgcctcgggataacgtcgccagaatcgaagcgctcggcctgccaccctgccctggcaggagaacaagacagggtgggcgcaccgggcacctctgaggctgtccggtgggcccttttcagagcaccccgaagcttccgcagcggctggtggtcgaatacacgccgccttcctccaccgcccctgtcacttcgccaaaatgaaatgattacgcctttctccgtggcacctgggcattcgcgtcccctctttcccattcaggatatgtcgaggtcggcgcatctataaaaggaaaggatggaggacacaaaaagaaagagaggagagtcagtcgaagaacaagaaaacaacagcccccgatcgcaagacgatcaagagaccagctagctagaacataagagcctccagctctttgtaaacagctctccttggagaaccagatatatccttgaaggatccccttcaaggatagatataacactcatacaggagtagggtgttacgcccccgcgcggcccgaacctgttcaaaaacccggtgtacccgcaagccagcgcatttacttccgttcccgcttttttcccgtacaagcttttctaggatcatccccccggccgaatctctaaagaggggtctctcgggatccctgcgacaggagttcactctccgacagctggcgcgccaggtaggggggaatatccctagattgtttgtttcccttttttctccacaggaaaagatggccggtgggcaccgtctccagcgttccggctccacttccagtaacggaacgccgccccacgaccaagaggtttttcccgcccaaggggatcagggcgctgggcccatcagcgccgccgctgccggcgtgctctccgacccccagcagatggtcggggccccggccgctaggtccgcctctggatcacgtcgagcgccgccccggcgcaggctagcttttagtgaggccagcccagggagcgccttgcttgcagcgcaagccctcctcaggcaccctcccattcgggccacgccaaacactccggaaggccggtggatgcaagatatcgccgctttggtcggcaccgctcgtcgccaggtgcaggtcgagagccctcgcgccacttttcagcgcggtgccgccagagtcggctcctcagcgggcaacacccgcacgggcggaggggcctccaggcggagcgccatcccccaggacgtatccgaggcccgggacctccgtttgcgtctcgacgagcgaaggggccacgaggatgcccgggtcactctcgagcgccagcgggagacccggcagggggttggggcagaggaccaagcttcctctctcccggtccacgaccaccggggatccccggctcgccgttcctctccaccaagaacccccgctcgtgctgcggggtacggcaccggttgccgtgccttcaccaccgagctccgtcgggtgaggt
This genomic interval carries:
- the LOC133884472 gene encoding calcium-dependent protein kinase 16; protein product: MGNCCRSPAAAAREDVKSSHFPASAGGGKKKPHQARNGAAGGEEKKRLSVLGEEGCDVGGGIDEKYALDQELGRGEFGVTYLCMDRGTRELLACKSISKRKLRTPVDVEDVRREVAIMRHLPKSPSIVSLREACEDDGAVHLVMELCEGGELFDRIVARGHYTERAAAAVTRTIVEVVQLCHRHGVIHRDLKPENFLFANKKENSPLKAIDFGLSIFFKPGEKFSEIVGSPYYMAPEVLKRNYGPEIDIWSAGVILYILLCGVPPFWAETEQGVAQAILRGNIDFKREPWPNVSDNAKDLVRQMLQPDPKLRLTAKQVLEHPWLQNVKKAPNVPLGDIVKSRLKQFSRMNRFKRRALRVIADHLSAEEVEDIKEMFKVMDTDNDGIVSYEELKSGITKFGSHLAESEVQMLIEAVDTTGRGALDYGEFLAVSLHLQRMANDEHLRRAFLFFDKDGNGYIEPEELQEALLEDGAADSMDVVNDILQEVDTDKDGKISYEEFVAMMKTGTDWRKASRHYSRGRFNSLSIKLIKDGSVKLGNE
- the LOC133884473 gene encoding uncharacterized protein LOC133884473 isoform X2, which codes for MNCCGHQWLTQAGSCCDGYEEPVLRYFLCGQVKLPPLYATVSTSFLALASRLGASRSTHAAALIEIGVKQIVLPPRISPDSRPGAGRHRLLGAHLQDWVHVLAAEDRHLGNFLQGSG
- the LOC133884473 gene encoding uncharacterized protein LOC133884473 isoform X1; translation: MNCCGHQWLTQAGSCCDGYEEPVLRYFLCGQVKLPPLYATVSTSFLALASRLGASRSTHAAALIEIGVKQIVLPPRISPDSRPGAGRHRLLGAHLQDWVHVLAAEDRHLGNFLQGSGWQDLEHLAVHNS